In Priestia megaterium NBRC 15308 = ATCC 14581, the following proteins share a genomic window:
- a CDS encoding response regulator, which yields MRFYIIDDDEVFRSMLAEIIEDNDLGEVIGEGEDGIVLNDQVSLLQQIDILFIDLLMPIQDGIETVRKIKDSFKGKIIMMSQVETKDLIGKAYSLGIEYYITKPLNRMEVLMVIQKVIERIHVQQSMEKIQESLNTVLNVGNQQKTPSFGKKESDPAEACRFLLRELGILGESGSKDLIEIINYLHQTEKSTMYEQHFPSLKEIFEKITVRKLGSSFSEDVLQKEMKAAEQRVRRAIYQSLNHLTSLGMVDFFNPKFENYASKFFDFSMVHQRMRDIEKGTGKSSTPSRINVKKFIQMLYYEVKQTL from the coding sequence ATGCGATTTTATATCATAGATGATGACGAAGTCTTTCGTTCAATGTTAGCCGAAATTATTGAAGATAATGATCTAGGGGAGGTTATAGGAGAAGGAGAAGACGGGATCGTGTTAAATGATCAAGTTTCTTTATTGCAGCAGATCGATATTTTATTTATTGATTTATTAATGCCGATTCAAGACGGAATCGAAACCGTGCGCAAAATAAAGGATAGTTTTAAAGGGAAAATTATTATGATGTCACAGGTAGAAACGAAAGATTTGATTGGAAAAGCCTACTCGCTTGGCATTGAATACTATATCACGAAGCCGCTTAATCGTATGGAAGTGCTCATGGTCATTCAAAAAGTAATTGAACGAATTCATGTTCAACAATCAATGGAGAAAATTCAAGAATCGTTAAATACCGTACTTAATGTAGGAAATCAGCAAAAAACGCCTTCTTTTGGTAAAAAAGAAAGCGATCCGGCAGAGGCGTGCAGGTTTCTTTTAAGAGAACTTGGGATTTTAGGGGAAAGCGGAAGTAAAGATTTGATTGAAATCATCAATTACTTGCATCAAACGGAAAAAAGCACGATGTATGAACAGCATTTTCCTTCTCTCAAAGAAATTTTTGAGAAAATTACCGTGAGAAAGCTTGGTTCATCTTTTTCAGAAGACGTGCTGCAAAAAGAAATGAAAGCAGCTGAGCAGCGAGTAAGAAGAGCTATTTATCAGTCTTTAAATCATTTGACCTCTCTTGGCATGGTTGACTTCTTTAATCCTAAATTTGAAAATTATGCTTCTAAGTTTTTCGATTTTTCAATGGTGCATCAGCGCATGAGAGATATAGAAAAAGGCACGGGAAAAAGCAGCACTCCGAGTCGTATAAACGTAAAAAAATTTATCCAAATGCTCTATTATGAAGTTAAACAAACGCTGTAG
- a CDS encoding cation:dicarboxylate symporter family transporter — protein sequence MFKKLGLAGQILIGLIAGIIVGAIFYGNPKAVEVLQPIGDVFIHLIKMIVVPIVISSIIVGVAGVGDIKKLGKLGGKTILYFEIITTVAIVVGLLAANLLHPGTGVDRSGLEKSDISSYTSTAEATEQKGFVETFVHIVPTNVFESIAAGDMLPIIFFSVLFGLGIASIGEKGKPVLRFFEGTAEAMFWVTNLVMKFAPFGVFALIGVTVSKFGLASLIPLSKLVIVAYGTMIFFVLVVLGLVAKWAGVNIFHLLKVLKDELLLAFSTASSETVLPRIIAKMEKFGCPKAITSFVIPTGYSFNLDGSTLYQALAAIFIAQMYGIDMSITQQISLILILMVTSKGIAGVPGVSFVVLLATLGSVGLPVEGLAFIAGIDRLLDMGRTAVNVIGNSLGAIVISKWEGQFNDKDKEAYINEVTKKVS from the coding sequence ATGTTCAAAAAGCTTGGATTAGCAGGACAAATTTTAATTGGTTTGATTGCAGGTATTATTGTAGGGGCTATTTTTTACGGAAATCCTAAAGCAGTTGAAGTGCTGCAGCCAATTGGAGACGTATTCATTCATTTAATTAAAATGATCGTGGTGCCGATTGTTATATCTAGTATCATTGTGGGCGTTGCGGGTGTTGGTGATATTAAGAAGCTTGGTAAATTAGGCGGAAAAACAATTCTTTACTTTGAAATCATTACAACGGTTGCTATTGTTGTAGGCTTATTAGCAGCTAACTTGCTTCACCCTGGTACTGGTGTGGACCGCAGCGGTCTTGAAAAATCAGATATCAGCAGCTACACATCAACGGCAGAAGCTACAGAGCAAAAAGGATTTGTAGAAACATTTGTTCACATCGTTCCAACGAATGTATTTGAGTCAATTGCTGCAGGCGACATGCTGCCAATTATTTTCTTCTCGGTCCTATTTGGACTTGGAATTGCATCAATCGGTGAAAAAGGCAAGCCGGTTTTAAGATTTTTTGAAGGCACGGCAGAAGCGATGTTTTGGGTAACGAATTTAGTTATGAAGTTTGCACCGTTTGGCGTATTTGCATTAATCGGTGTAACGGTATCAAAATTTGGACTAGCGTCTCTGATTCCGCTTAGTAAGCTTGTAATTGTTGCTTACGGCACAATGATTTTCTTTGTATTAGTTGTGCTAGGACTTGTAGCTAAATGGGCTGGCGTTAACATCTTCCACTTATTAAAAGTGCTAAAAGATGAATTGCTATTAGCATTTTCAACTGCAAGTTCAGAAACAGTATTACCGCGTATTATTGCGAAAATGGAAAAGTTCGGATGTCCTAAAGCCATTACATCTTTTGTTATTCCGACGGGATATTCATTTAACTTAGACGGATCTACTCTTTATCAAGCGCTTGCTGCGATTTTTATCGCGCAAATGTACGGTATTGATATGAGCATCACACAGCAAATTTCACTGATATTAATTTTAATGGTTACATCTAAAGGAATTGCAGGAGTTCCGGGCGTATCGTTTGTTGTACTGCTTGCAACGCTTGGATCTGTAGGACTTCCGGTAGAAGGGCTTGCATTTATCGCTGGAATCGATCGTTTGTTAGATATGGGACGTACAGCGGTAAACGTAATTGGAAACTCACTTGGTGCGATTGTCATTTCGAAGTGGGAAGGTCAATTTAACGATAAAGACAAGGAAGCTTATATTAACGAAGTAACAAAAAAAGTATCGTAA
- a CDS encoding DUF3311 domain-containing protein, whose translation MKFIYILSVLPFVGILGFLPFVNRVTPFVLGMPFNMFWMVIWVVLTSIILGVMYKLDPRNREGEEE comes from the coding sequence ATGAAATTTATCTATATTTTGTCTGTCCTTCCGTTCGTAGGCATATTAGGTTTTCTCCCTTTTGTTAACCGAGTCACTCCGTTTGTTCTCGGTATGCCGTTCAATATGTTTTGGATGGTGATATGGGTGGTGCTTACGTCCATTATTTTAGGGGTTATGTACAAGCTTGATCCCAGAAATCGGGAAGGGGAAGAAGAATGA
- a CDS encoding sensor histidine kinase has translation MKVDTVVKKDVLLILVMIVVVPLAGELKYYPFHDTYRVSFAVPIFFFSLLLLRKVSPVIPGILVASAIVGFRMWLDWYSYESFDFLHSLQIRCSAGIYYLVYAIAFSWFKINDFHSKPWIIGIWSIIIETVSGGMELFFMYVMVHHHIVFPEFMQIFIVGVFRSFFVLCLFSMIKLYEGQLRERQISQKNDQLLVVLSNLYEESIHLKKTLQDAERITKKSYDLYEELHEADTHQLTSLHDFSQKALQIAGEVHDIKKDNQRISAGLSKVITKEEFSEYMEIESLLQIVMRSNEKYAAMLAKDIHFSYSILGEHPRYHVYLFLSLINNLVTNAVEAIEKEGAIIIDVCREEDRILLYVRDSGPGVKKRHERLIFKAGFTSKYAKDGTPSTGLGLVYVKQMTEQLGGNIQFVNLSPSPGVQFAIDLPISTLMGDKD, from the coding sequence ATGAAAGTTGATACGGTAGTAAAAAAAGATGTTTTACTTATTCTGGTGATGATAGTCGTTGTGCCGCTAGCAGGAGAGCTTAAATATTATCCTTTTCATGATACGTATAGAGTTAGCTTTGCTGTGCCCATTTTTTTCTTTTCACTGCTGCTTTTAAGAAAGGTATCTCCTGTTATACCAGGTATTTTAGTTGCGAGTGCTATAGTGGGCTTTCGGATGTGGCTTGACTGGTATAGCTACGAATCATTTGATTTTCTGCATTCTTTGCAGATTAGGTGTTCAGCGGGGATTTATTATCTTGTTTATGCCATTGCTTTTTCTTGGTTTAAAATTAACGATTTTCATTCAAAGCCGTGGATTATTGGCATATGGAGCATCATCATCGAAACGGTTTCAGGCGGGATGGAATTGTTTTTTATGTATGTAATGGTTCATCATCATATTGTGTTTCCGGAGTTCATGCAGATTTTTATTGTAGGCGTCTTTCGAAGTTTCTTTGTTTTATGCCTATTTAGCATGATCAAACTTTACGAGGGGCAGCTGAGAGAACGACAAATCTCTCAAAAAAATGATCAGCTGCTTGTTGTGCTTTCAAATTTATATGAGGAATCCATTCATTTGAAAAAAACGCTGCAGGACGCTGAGAGAATTACGAAAAAGTCGTATGATTTGTATGAAGAATTACACGAAGCGGATACCCACCAGCTTACTTCACTGCACGATTTTAGCCAAAAAGCATTACAAATTGCAGGAGAAGTACATGATATTAAAAAAGACAACCAGCGGATATCAGCAGGGCTGTCCAAGGTCATTACAAAAGAAGAATTTTCTGAGTATATGGAAATCGAAAGTCTGCTTCAAATCGTGATGCGCAGCAACGAAAAATATGCGGCGATGTTAGCAAAAGATATTCATTTTTCATATTCGATTTTAGGAGAGCATCCTCGCTATCATGTGTACTTGTTTTTATCATTAATTAATAACCTAGTAACGAATGCGGTCGAAGCGATTGAAAAAGAAGGCGCGATTATTATCGACGTATGTCGAGAAGAAGACCGCATTTTATTGTATGTAAGAGACAGCGGTCCCGGAGTGAAAAAAAGGCATGAACGTCTTATTTTTAAAGCGGGATTTACATCCAAATATGCAAAGGACGGAACGCCTTCTACGGGTCTTGGGCTTGTCTACGTTAAGCAAATGACCGAGCAGCTGGGAGGGAATATTCAATTTGTTAATCTGTCTCCAAGCCCCGGTGTTCAATTTGCTATAGATTTACCTATTTCTACGTTAATGGGGGATAAGGACTAA
- a CDS encoding winged helix-turn-helix transcriptional regulator, translating to MNEFDELCPKVWKTFDIIGKRWNGLIIYVLMSGPKRFSEIHSSIPSLSKRMLTERMKELEEEGIVIRHVIPERPVRIEYILTKKGSELGTILGPVSKWAKTWIK from the coding sequence ATGAATGAATTTGATGAGTTATGTCCAAAAGTGTGGAAAACGTTTGATATAATAGGAAAAAGATGGAACGGGTTAATTATTTATGTCCTGATGAGCGGTCCTAAACGCTTTAGTGAAATTCACAGCAGCATTCCCTCTTTAAGTAAACGAATGTTAACCGAACGAATGAAAGAGTTAGAAGAAGAAGGCATTGTAATCCGGCACGTTATTCCTGAACGTCCGGTTCGTATTGAATATATCTTAACTAAAAAAGGATCAGAGCTTGGTACGATCTTAGGCCCCGTCAGCAAGTGGGCAAAAACATGGATAAAATAA
- a CDS encoding diguanylate cyclase domain-containing protein, with translation MYSEGIFQFYFMNMPQPVILIQQEKHHLYYKKCNKAAQQFFEKMEDKIINKEENLLFYTLCEKAIATKEPIQYQYIQLFQPDRHAYEVTFTPLFNQATAPSHVLVMAQEIHYKKTQEESTRLLNAFLENTVDAILIADCNEKVLTVNGAFEKLFQWRKEEVIGKSRQEMDIVSKEEGKENLKLIEELKNGKTLLPYETVRYTKSGESVCVSVSCSPIYDDQNQLVAYSVIYRDITPIKKLELELIESKQWYKSLFTNHHHAVCMLDMDGTILNINSAFLETLHLSASDVLHQNYRDIAKRLGVCNYKSWNVYEAISYSTELTLRRSQHSAQHVYITTIPVKVNNQTVGAYAILHDITPQKEAEEQLAYTMKELENIKYALDESASVMILDANGTITYINDMYIRYSDYQKEDLLGKYYRDAGLRHDLSELRETIKSGKVWRGELEMWTKHNQLYWVSNTIVPLKDIEGNITYYVSIHNDITEQKALENKLHFEATHDSLTGLPNRAMLLKELNKVIEKGKQKSDEFFALLFLDCDNFKQINDEYGHHIGDEFLKAYTKRLKSCVRKGDRIYRLGGDEFIIILNVTNGREIEQIARRIHVSLQQSWNVRGYCLCTTTTIGVSIYPEDGESAASLLKNADDALYKGKREGKNNYILYQT, from the coding sequence ATGTATAGTGAAGGGATATTCCAATTTTATTTTATGAATATGCCGCAGCCTGTTATTTTAATTCAGCAAGAAAAACATCATCTATATTATAAAAAATGTAACAAAGCAGCTCAGCAATTCTTTGAAAAAATGGAAGACAAGATAATCAATAAAGAAGAAAATCTGCTTTTTTACACACTTTGTGAAAAAGCTATTGCCACGAAAGAACCAATTCAATATCAATACATACAGCTTTTTCAGCCCGACCGGCATGCATATGAAGTAACATTTACCCCTCTTTTTAATCAAGCGACGGCCCCTTCACATGTCCTTGTCATGGCTCAAGAAATTCATTATAAAAAAACGCAGGAAGAGAGCACGCGTTTACTCAATGCGTTTCTAGAAAACACGGTAGATGCCATTCTAATTGCTGATTGTAATGAGAAGGTCTTAACAGTCAATGGAGCATTTGAAAAGCTATTTCAGTGGAGAAAAGAAGAAGTTATAGGAAAAAGCCGTCAAGAGATGGACATCGTATCAAAAGAAGAGGGAAAAGAAAACCTTAAATTAATCGAAGAATTAAAAAATGGTAAGACGCTGCTTCCTTATGAAACAGTCAGGTACACCAAAAGCGGCGAAAGCGTGTGTGTATCTGTCAGCTGTTCACCGATTTATGATGATCAAAATCAACTGGTCGCCTATTCGGTGATTTACCGAGATATTACACCGATTAAAAAGTTAGAACTGGAGCTTATTGAAAGTAAACAGTGGTACAAGTCGCTGTTTACAAATCACCACCACGCAGTTTGTATGCTGGATATGGACGGTACGATTTTAAATATTAACAGCGCATTCTTAGAAACGCTTCATCTTTCTGCAAGCGATGTGCTGCACCAAAATTACCGAGATATTGCTAAAAGGCTGGGAGTCTGTAATTACAAGTCTTGGAATGTATATGAAGCAATCAGCTACAGCACAGAGCTAACACTTCGTAGAAGTCAACATTCCGCACAGCACGTGTACATTACAACCATTCCTGTCAAAGTAAATAATCAAACGGTTGGTGCTTACGCAATTTTACACGATATTACGCCTCAAAAAGAAGCAGAAGAACAGCTGGCTTATACAATGAAAGAACTTGAAAATATAAAATATGCGCTTGATGAATCAGCTAGCGTTATGATTCTAGATGCAAATGGAACTATCACGTATATAAACGATATGTATATACGTTATTCAGATTATCAAAAAGAAGATTTATTGGGGAAGTATTATCGAGATGCAGGGCTTCGTCATGACCTTTCTGAGCTGCGTGAGACAATAAAAAGCGGAAAAGTATGGCGAGGCGAGCTTGAAATGTGGACGAAGCATAATCAGTTATACTGGGTATCGAACACAATTGTGCCATTAAAAGATATAGAGGGAAATATTACTTATTATGTCTCGATTCATAATGATATTACAGAACAAAAAGCGCTAGAAAATAAACTTCATTTTGAAGCCACTCACGATAGTTTAACAGGTCTTCCCAACCGGGCGATGTTATTAAAAGAGTTAAACAAAGTAATTGAAAAAGGGAAGCAAAAAAGCGATGAGTTTTTTGCGCTTTTGTTTCTCGACTGTGATAATTTTAAGCAGATTAACGATGAATATGGCCATCATATAGGCGACGAATTTCTAAAAGCATACACGAAGAGGTTAAAAAGCTGTGTGAGGAAAGGCGATCGCATTTATCGTTTGGGCGGAGATGAGTTTATCATTATTTTAAACGTAACAAATGGACGAGAAATTGAACAAATTGCTAGGCGAATTCACGTATCTCTTCAGCAAAGCTGGAATGTACGAGGCTATTGTTTGTGCACAACAACTACCATCGGTGTCTCTATTTATCCAGAAGACGGGGAATCGGCTGCTTCATTATTAAAAAATGCAGATGATGCGTTATATAAAGGAAAAAGAGAAGGGAAAAATAATTATATCCTCTACCAAACGTAA
- a CDS encoding GRP family sugar transporter, with the protein MDILLAILPAIFWGSIVLFNVKLGGGPYSQTLGTTIGALIFSAVIYFVVHPVLTPLIFIVGIVSGLFWAVGQSNQLKTIDYIGVSKTMPISTGMQLVTTSLFGVIVFHEWSTTTTVILGVLALIFIVIGIVLTSLESEKNPEQSGQFKKGIITLIISTIGYLVYVVVARLFNVDGWSALFPQAIGMLIGGLILTYKHKPFNKYAIRNIIPGLIWAAGNMFLFISQPKVGVATSFSLSQMGIVISTLGGIFLLGEKKTKRQLISITIGIVLIILGGVFLGMAKS; encoded by the coding sequence ATGGATATCCTTTTGGCTATTCTTCCTGCGATTTTCTGGGGAAGTATTGTCCTGTTTAACGTTAAATTGGGCGGAGGTCCTTACAGTCAAACGCTTGGGACTACAATTGGTGCGCTGATCTTTTCAGCCGTTATTTATTTCGTAGTTCATCCAGTGTTGACGCCGCTTATTTTTATTGTCGGAATCGTTTCGGGATTATTTTGGGCAGTTGGGCAAAGTAATCAGTTGAAAACGATTGATTATATTGGTGTTTCAAAAACCATGCCAATTTCAACTGGTATGCAGCTTGTGACGACATCGCTGTTCGGTGTTATCGTGTTTCACGAGTGGTCAACAACAACAACCGTTATTTTAGGCGTGTTAGCTCTTATTTTCATTGTTATTGGTATCGTGCTAACATCACTAGAAAGCGAAAAAAACCCAGAGCAATCTGGACAATTCAAAAAAGGGATCATTACCCTTATTATTTCAACAATTGGATACTTAGTGTATGTAGTTGTCGCTCGTTTATTTAATGTAGACGGCTGGTCGGCACTATTCCCACAAGCAATTGGTATGTTAATTGGTGGACTTATACTTACTTATAAACACAAACCGTTTAATAAATACGCAATTCGCAACATTATTCCAGGCCTCATTTGGGCAGCTGGTAATATGTTCTTATTTATTTCTCAACCTAAAGTAGGGGTTGCAACAAGCTTCTCATTATCACAAATGGGAATCGTTATTTCAACGCTTGGCGGTATCTTCTTACTTGGAGAAAAGAAAACAAAGCGTCAGCTTATTTCAATTACGATTGGTATTGTGCTCATCATTTTAGGTGGCGTATTCCTCGGAATGGCTAAAAGTTAA
- a CDS encoding sodium:solute symporter family protein, translating into MNSALIIILLFLVAAIFLGIRSTKGKDMNLEQWTVGGRGFGAVLVFVLMAGEIYTTFSFLGGSGWAYGKGAPALYVLIYISLSYVLSYWLLPVIWKYARDHKLVSQPDFFVSKYKSPYLGVLVAAVGVIAVIPVIVVQLKGLGIIVSQASYGAISMPAAIWMGAISLTLYVMISGIHGSAWTAVIKDIMMLAVIGFLGIYLPFHYYGGYGPMFEAVNTAKPGFLKFPEQGLSVSWFISTVILLVLGFYMWPQVFSSSYTAKNAKVFRKNAIISPLYTLMLLFVFFVGFAAILKVPGLSGGDVDLALLRISIQTFDPWFIGIIGGAGLLTALVPGSMLLMSASTLLAKNIYKPFAPQASEGRIARLAKSFVPVVALISVYFTLNGGTTLSTIILMGYSLMTQLFPSLLFSLKKNNFVTKQGAAWGIVAGIIVVAYITISGSTIGTLFPSLPQQMKDINVGFIALLVNFIVMWAVSMLTKQNEAGTKVC; encoded by the coding sequence ATGAATAGTGCACTTATTATTATTTTACTATTTTTAGTGGCAGCTATTTTTCTTGGCATACGATCAACCAAAGGCAAGGATATGAACTTGGAGCAGTGGACGGTAGGCGGACGCGGTTTCGGGGCTGTTTTAGTGTTTGTGCTGATGGCCGGAGAAATCTATACAACATTTTCGTTTCTAGGCGGAAGCGGATGGGCTTATGGAAAAGGAGCTCCTGCACTTTATGTGTTAATTTATATTAGCTTATCATATGTCTTATCATACTGGCTTCTTCCTGTTATTTGGAAGTATGCAAGAGATCATAAGCTCGTCTCGCAGCCTGATTTTTTTGTAAGCAAATATAAAAGCCCTTACCTTGGTGTGCTTGTAGCTGCTGTAGGAGTGATTGCTGTCATTCCTGTTATCGTTGTGCAGTTAAAAGGATTGGGGATTATTGTATCACAAGCATCCTACGGTGCCATTTCAATGCCGGCAGCCATTTGGATGGGAGCTATCAGTTTAACGCTGTATGTTATGATATCCGGTATCCACGGTTCTGCATGGACGGCCGTTATTAAAGACATTATGATGCTTGCTGTAATTGGGTTTTTAGGCATTTATTTACCTTTTCATTATTACGGAGGATACGGGCCAATGTTTGAAGCGGTGAATACAGCGAAGCCGGGATTTTTAAAGTTTCCTGAGCAAGGATTAAGCGTCTCGTGGTTTATTTCGACCGTTATTTTACTAGTACTTGGGTTTTATATGTGGCCGCAGGTGTTTAGTTCAAGCTATACAGCGAAAAATGCAAAGGTATTTCGTAAAAATGCAATCATTAGTCCTCTTTATACGCTGATGCTGCTCTTTGTATTTTTTGTTGGATTTGCAGCTATTTTAAAAGTTCCTGGTTTAAGCGGAGGAGACGTGGATCTTGCCCTATTACGGATCTCAATCCAAACCTTTGATCCTTGGTTTATTGGAATTATAGGAGGAGCGGGTTTGCTGACAGCGCTTGTGCCGGGATCGATGCTGTTAATGAGTGCATCAACGCTGCTGGCTAAAAACATATACAAACCGTTTGCTCCTCAAGCAAGCGAAGGGCGTATTGCCCGTTTAGCGAAAAGCTTTGTACCCGTTGTGGCTCTCATTTCCGTTTACTTTACGCTAAACGGAGGAACGACGCTGTCAACAATTATTTTAATGGGCTATAGCCTAATGACACAGCTGTTTCCATCTCTGCTTTTCAGTTTGAAGAAAAATAACTTTGTAACGAAACAAGGAGCAGCGTGGGGGATTGTTGCTGGAATTATTGTAGTAGCCTATATTACAATCAGCGGATCTACTATTGGGACGTTATTTCCGTCACTGCCTCAGCAAATGAAGGATATCAATGTCGGATTTATTGCGCTGCTTGTCAACTTTATCGTAATGTGGGCAGTCAGTATGCTCACAAAGCAAAACGAAGCTGGGACAAAAGTATGTTAG
- a CDS encoding bile acid:sodium symporter family protein: MKTIEKISTFAGKTFTLWVILISVIAYSFPEHFVWIGKYIVPLLGIVMFGMGLTLSASDFSEVFRRPKEVALGVVGHFIIMPLLAFGLAIGLDLPKEIAVGVILVGCCPSGTSSNVMVFLARGNVALAVAIASVSTILAPIVTPLLILLFASKWVDIDIMSLIISIIQVVIIPLALGFTIKKFFGKAAEASSKALPLVSVVAIVLIVSAVVAGSQAQLAKTGGIIFAVVVLHNILGFTIGFFFARLCGMDLAKQKAVAMEVGMQNSGLGVTIASTHFSPLAAVPSAIFSVWHNISGSVLAFIFSKLKDKNQPSSDKKMAG, encoded by the coding sequence ATGAAAACAATAGAGAAAATCAGTACATTTGCAGGAAAAACATTTACGCTTTGGGTTATTTTAATTTCCGTTATTGCCTACTCATTCCCAGAGCATTTTGTATGGATTGGAAAGTACATCGTTCCGCTCTTAGGAATTGTCATGTTTGGAATGGGATTAACGCTGTCAGCATCTGATTTCAGCGAAGTATTTCGAAGACCGAAAGAAGTAGCACTAGGCGTGGTGGGACATTTTATCATTATGCCGCTTCTCGCATTTGGTTTGGCGATTGGCTTAGATTTACCAAAAGAAATAGCAGTGGGCGTTATTTTAGTAGGCTGCTGTCCAAGCGGCACATCATCAAACGTAATGGTCTTTTTGGCTCGAGGAAACGTTGCGCTCGCAGTTGCTATCGCTTCTGTTTCAACCATTTTAGCACCGATTGTTACACCGCTTCTTATTTTATTATTTGCAAGCAAGTGGGTCGATATTGATATCATGTCTCTTATTATTTCCATTATACAAGTTGTCATCATTCCCCTTGCTCTTGGATTTACAATCAAAAAGTTTTTTGGAAAAGCTGCAGAAGCAAGTTCCAAAGCTCTTCCCCTTGTTTCAGTAGTCGCGATTGTCTTGATTGTATCTGCCGTTGTGGCAGGAAGCCAAGCACAGCTTGCTAAAACAGGCGGTATCATTTTTGCCGTAGTTGTTCTTCACAACATTCTTGGTTTCACAATCGGCTTCTTCTTTGCCCGCTTATGCGGAATGGATCTAGCCAAACAAAAAGCAGTGGCAATGGAAGTTGGCATGCAAAACTCAGGGCTCGGCGTCACCATTGCTTCCACTCACTTTTCGCCGCTAGCCGCTGTCCCAAGTGCCATCTTCAGCGTCTGGCACAACATCTCAGGCTCAGTTCTTGCCTTTATCTTTAGCAAACTAAAAGACAAAAACCAGCCTTCGTCTGATAAAAAAATGGCTGGGTAA
- a CDS encoding YfhD family protein: protein MGRANNHKSSHNNKGSLPQTPKELKIAPDQANEEFSRELAQHHDAKAKQDLILKQQKEK from the coding sequence ATGGGAAGAGCAAATAATCACAAATCATCACATAACAACAAAGGGTCACTGCCTCAAACACCAAAAGAGTTAAAAATTGCTCCAGATCAAGCAAATGAAGAATTTTCACGTGAATTAGCGCAGCATCATGATGCTAAAGCGAAACAGGACTTAATTTTGAAACAGCAAAAAGAAAAGTAA
- the gdh gene encoding glucose 1-dehydrogenase: protein MYTDLKDKVVVITGGSTGLGRAMAVRFGQEEAKVVINYYNNEEEALDAKKEVEEAGGQAIIVQGDVTKEEDVVNLVQTAIKEFGTLDVMINNAGVENPVPSHELSLDNWNKVIDTNLTGAFLGSREAIKYFVENDIKGNVINMSSVHEMIPWPLFVHYAASKGGMKLMTETLALEYAPKGIRVNNIGPGAMNTPINAEKFADPVQRADVESMIPMGYIGKPEEVAAVAAFLASSQASYVTGITLFADGGMTKYPSFQAGRG from the coding sequence ATGTATACAGATTTAAAAGATAAAGTAGTTGTAATTACAGGTGGATCAACAGGTTTAGGACGCGCAATGGCTGTTCGTTTCGGTCAAGAAGAAGCAAAAGTTGTTATTAACTATTACAACAATGAAGAAGAAGCTTTAGATGCGAAAAAAGAAGTAGAAGAAGCAGGCGGACAAGCAATCATCGTTCAAGGCGACGTAACAAAAGAAGAAGATGTTGTAAACCTTGTTCAAACAGCTATTAAAGAATTCGGTACATTAGACGTTATGATTAATAACGCTGGTGTTGAAAACCCAGTTCCTTCTCATGAGTTATCTTTAGACAACTGGAATAAAGTTATTGATACAAACTTAACAGGTGCATTCTTAGGAAGCCGTGAAGCAATCAAATATTTTGTTGAAAACGACATTAAAGGAAACGTTATTAACATGTCTAGTGTTCATGAAATGATTCCTTGGCCATTATTTGTTCATTACGCAGCAAGTAAAGGCGGTATGAAACTAATGACGGAAACATTGGCTCTTGAATATGCGCCAAAAGGTATCCGCGTAAATAACATTGGACCAGGTGCGATGAACACACCAATTAACGCAGAGAAATTTGCAGATCCTGTACAACGTGCAGACGTAGAAAGCATGATTCCAATGGGTTACATCGGTAAACCAGAAGAAGTAGCAGCAGTTGCAGCATTCTTAGCATCATCACAAGCAAGCTATGTAACAGGTATTACATTATTTGCTGATGGTGGTATGACGAAATACCCTTCTTTCCAAGCAGGAAGAGGCTAA